From Chryseobacterium salivictor, a single genomic window includes:
- a CDS encoding RNA polymerase sigma factor — MKIQETEIIQLMSSDKSREKGVRLMMDAYQSRLYWHIRRFVVDHDLAQDILQDTFIKAYQNFHQFKQESQLYTWLYRIATNESLQQLNKIKKMQKSDEDSTNHLQNLVAENVQPDADEIQVLLQKAINTLPEKQKLVFNMRYYDDLPYEEISQILEMSVGTLKTNYHYAKQKVEDFIKQNYTE; from the coding sequence ATGAAGATCCAGGAAACCGAAATTATCCAGTTGATGTCCAGCGACAAATCCCGTGAAAAAGGAGTTCGCCTGATGATGGATGCTTATCAGAGCAGGTTGTATTGGCATATCCGGAGGTTTGTAGTGGATCACGATTTGGCACAGGATATTTTGCAGGACACTTTTATTAAAGCCTATCAGAATTTTCACCAGTTCAAGCAGGAAAGTCAGTTATACACCTGGCTTTATCGGATTGCAACCAATGAATCTTTGCAGCAACTGAACAAAATAAAAAAAATGCAGAAATCCGATGAGGATTCTACGAATCATTTGCAAAATTTAGTAGCAGAAAATGTACAGCCTGATGCAGATGAAATTCAGGTTTTGCTGCAAAAGGCGATTAATACCCTGCCCGAAAAGCAAAAATTAGTTTTCAATATGAGGTATTACGACGATTTGCCCTACGAAGAAATATCTCAGATTTTGGAGATGTCGGTGGGCACATTGAAAACCAATTATCACTACGCCAAGCAGAAAGTAGAAGACTTTATAAAACAGAATTACACAGAATAA
- a CDS encoding M14 family zinc carboxypeptidase produces the protein MKFLPTLFLFISASFFSQIKYLAPYEKGNGNQTTTYDEMVKFYDDLAQNFKTISVESFGTDDNGEPIKVVIFNPSKNKEVPTILINNGIHPGEPDGIDAAMMMMRDFATGKISVKDLKIVVIQAYNISGMLRRGKFSRANQNGPEEYGFRGNARNYDLNRDFIKNDTENAKAFQQIFQYFKPIYFIDNHVSNGADYQYLFTYISTNKERLGKTLGNYFNEKMQPEIIKTLEKKGILSTPYVNIHGDSPDEGFPTFMDSPRYVTGYTTLFNTMGTVAETHMLKPYKDRVRTTYENMLSSIDYTSKNAREIQKLMVESLKNYQPKMKYPIQWKVDSTKFKMIDFKGFEAGKKMSEVSGKPRLFYDRNKPFTRKVKFYDQYIATKEIAVPNYYVIPKSEKKVVEYLKRNNIAMKELKQDSTIFAQQYRVSDFKTVKNPYEGHYLHYDTQVKSDTKNFKFRKGDLLVSTRQNGVKYLLETLEPEATDSFFNWNFFDGILGQKEYYSDYVFEDTAADLLKNNQVLRTAFEMEKIANPDFAKDGKAQLEWVYKHSEYYEGSVGTYPIYRIQ, from the coding sequence ATGAAATTTTTACCAACTCTTTTCCTTTTTATTTCTGCCTCATTTTTCTCCCAAATAAAGTATTTAGCGCCTTACGAAAAAGGAAACGGAAACCAAACCACCACTTATGATGAAATGGTGAAATTCTATGATGATTTGGCCCAAAATTTCAAAACCATTTCCGTAGAGTCTTTCGGAACGGATGATAATGGCGAACCGATAAAAGTGGTAATATTTAATCCGTCAAAAAATAAAGAGGTCCCCACAATCCTTATCAACAACGGAATCCATCCCGGCGAACCCGACGGAATTGATGCCGCCATGATGATGATGAGGGATTTCGCCACCGGGAAAATTTCGGTCAAAGATTTAAAAATTGTCGTGATTCAAGCGTATAATATTTCGGGGATGTTGCGACGAGGAAAATTCAGCCGCGCCAACCAAAACGGGCCGGAAGAATATGGGTTTCGTGGGAATGCGAGAAATTATGATTTAAACCGCGATTTCATTAAAAATGATACCGAAAATGCCAAAGCTTTTCAACAAATTTTTCAGTATTTTAAACCGATTTATTTTATTGATAATCATGTAAGTAACGGCGCAGATTATCAGTATTTATTCACCTATATTTCTACGAATAAAGAGCGTTTGGGAAAAACTTTGGGAAATTATTTCAATGAAAAAATGCAGCCGGAGATTATCAAGACTTTAGAAAAAAAAGGGATTTTATCCACGCCTTACGTCAATATTCATGGCGATTCTCCGGATGAAGGTTTTCCAACTTTTATGGATTCGCCGAGATATGTGACAGGTTATACCACGCTTTTTAACACGATGGGAACGGTTGCCGAAACGCACATGTTGAAACCTTATAAAGATCGTGTTCGTACGACTTATGAAAATATGTTGAGTTCCATTGATTATACTTCAAAAAACGCCCGGGAAATTCAAAAATTAATGGTTGAAAGTTTGAAAAATTATCAGCCAAAAATGAAATATCCCATTCAGTGGAAAGTGGATAGCACGAAATTTAAAATGATCGATTTTAAAGGTTTTGAAGCCGGAAAAAAAATGAGCGAAGTTTCCGGGAAACCCAGACTTTTCTATGACAGAAACAAACCATTTACCAGAAAAGTAAAGTTTTACGACCAATATATCGCGACAAAAGAAATTGCGGTTCCCAACTATTACGTAATTCCAAAATCGGAGAAAAAAGTGGTCGAATATTTGAAAAGAAATAATATTGCGATGAAAGAACTGAAGCAAGATTCTACCATTTTCGCGCAACAATACAGGGTTTCGGATTTCAAAACGGTGAAAAATCCGTACGAAGGACATTATCTTCATTACGACACGCAAGTGAAATCTGACACGAAAAATTTTAAATTCAGAAAAGGCGATTTATTGGTTTCTACCAGGCAAAATGGCGTAAAATATTTACTCGAAACTTTAGAACCGGAAGCGACTGATTCTTTCTTCAACTGGAATTTCTTTGATGGAATTCTGGGACAGAAAGAATATTACTCCGATTACGTTTTCGAAGATACCGCCGCAGATTTGTTGAAAAACAATCAGGTTTTAAGAACAGCTTTTGAAATGGAAAAAATAGCAAATCCCGACTTTGCAAAAGATGGAAAAGCCCAATTAGAATGGGTTTACAAACATTCTGAATATTACGAAGGAAGTGTTGGAACTTATCCGATCTACAGAATTCAATAG
- the lepA gene encoding translation elongation factor 4, which translates to MKNIRNFCIIAHIDHGKSTLADRLLEYTHTVTQRELQSQTLDDMDIEKERGITIKSHAIQMDYELNGEKYILNLIDTPGHVDFSYEVSRSIAACEGALLIVDAAQSIQAQTISNLYLALENDLTIIPILNKIDLPSANPEEVTDEIMNLIGCEYEDVLRVSGKTGEGVHELLEHIVKRIPAPVGNEDGPLQALIFDSVYNPFRGIEAYFKVVNGSIKKGQRIKFMATNKMYEADEVGTLKLKQTPKAEIKTGDVGYIISGIKDAREVKVGDTITTFEKGATEPIDGFEEVKPMVFAGIYPIESEDFEELRFSLEKLRLNDASLVFEPESSAALGFGFRCGFLGMLHMEIVQERLDREFNMDVITTVPNVSYHGYTKRDPDTMILINNPSEMTDPMTMDRVEEPFIKASIITKSDYVGAVMTLCIEKRGEIVNQSYLTSDRVELVFNMPLAEVVFDFYDRLKSVSKGYASFDYHPIGFRASKLVKMDILINGDMVDALSSLIHDSNAYYIGKRMCEKLRELIPRQQFDIAIQAALGAKVIARETIKALRKDVTAKCYGGDISRKRKLLEKQKEGKKKMKQIGRVEVPQSAFMAVLKLND; encoded by the coding sequence ATGAAGAACATAAGGAACTTTTGCATCATTGCACATATTGACCACGGTAAATCCACTTTGGCAGACCGACTTTTGGAATATACCCATACGGTAACCCAAAGAGAACTCCAGTCCCAAACACTGGATGATATGGATATTGAAAAAGAGCGTGGAATTACCATTAAATCACACGCCATTCAAATGGATTATGAATTAAATGGTGAGAAATATATTCTTAATTTGATTGACACTCCGGGACACGTAGATTTTTCTTACGAAGTTTCCCGTTCCATTGCGGCCTGTGAAGGTGCGCTTCTGATCGTTGATGCTGCACAAAGTATTCAGGCACAGACGATAAGTAATTTGTATCTGGCGTTGGAAAATGATTTGACGATCATTCCTATTTTGAATAAAATCGATTTACCTTCTGCAAATCCGGAAGAAGTAACCGATGAAATTATGAACCTGATTGGTTGCGAGTACGAAGACGTTTTGCGCGTTTCCGGAAAAACAGGCGAAGGTGTTCACGAACTGTTGGAGCATATTGTCAAAAGAATTCCTGCACCGGTAGGTAATGAAGACGGGCCGCTTCAAGCATTGATTTTTGATTCCGTTTACAATCCTTTCCGGGGAATTGAAGCTTATTTCAAAGTCGTTAACGGAAGCATTAAAAAAGGTCAGCGAATTAAATTCATGGCGACCAACAAAATGTACGAAGCGGATGAAGTTGGAACGTTAAAACTAAAACAAACACCGAAAGCTGAAATTAAAACGGGCGACGTAGGTTATATTATTTCTGGGATAAAAGATGCCCGTGAAGTAAAAGTGGGAGATACCATCACCACTTTTGAAAAAGGTGCCACAGAACCTATCGATGGTTTTGAAGAAGTGAAACCAATGGTTTTCGCCGGAATTTATCCAATAGAATCCGAGGATTTCGAAGAACTGCGTTTCTCCTTAGAAAAGCTCCGTTTGAATGATGCGTCTTTGGTTTTCGAACCGGAAAGTTCTGCAGCACTAGGTTTTGGTTTCCGTTGTGGATTCCTCGGAATGCTTCACATGGAGATTGTTCAGGAAAGATTAGACCGCGAATTCAACATGGACGTTATTACAACTGTTCCCAACGTTTCGTACCACGGTTATACCAAAAGAGATCCGGACACCATGATCTTGATCAACAACCCATCTGAGATGACGGATCCTATGACCATGGATCGTGTGGAGGAGCCGTTTATCAAAGCTTCCATCATTACCAAATCTGATTATGTGGGCGCGGTGATGACCTTGTGTATTGAAAAAAGAGGCGAAATTGTGAACCAAAGTTATTTGACTTCGGATCGGGTAGAACTGGTCTTCAATATGCCATTGGCAGAAGTTGTTTTCGACTTTTATGACCGTTTAAAATCGGTTTCCAAAGGGTACGCCTCCTTCGATTATCATCCGATCGGTTTCCGCGCTTCCAAATTGGTGAAGATGGATATTCTGATCAATGGCGATATGGTCGACGCACTTTCTTCTTTGATCCACGACAGCAACGCATATTATATCGGAAAAAGAATGTGTGAGAAATTGCGCGAACTGATTCCGAGACAACAGTTTGATATTGCGATTCAGGCAGCTTTGGGAGCGAAAGTGATCGCCAGAGAAACCATCAAAGCATTAAGAAAAGATGTTACCGCAAAATGTTATGGTGGAGATATTTCCCGAAAACGAAAATTGTTGGAAAAACAAAAAGAAGGGAAAAAGAAAATGAAGCAAATCGGTAGAGTAGAGGTTCCACAATCGGCATTTATGGCGGTTTTGAAACTGAATGATTAA
- a CDS encoding Rossmann-like and DUF2520 domain-containing protein, producing MKIVIIGSGNVACHLARAFQENKIPVSQIFGRNESDLKSISHQLQIPFSTDYLADADLYFICVSDAAIGEVSKLITNEKCLVAHTSGSLPKEILEGNYRKASFYPLQTFSKSKNITYSEIPFFVEAQNNQDLELLKNLALNISKKVMASTYEKRKYIHLTAVFACNFVNHLFARAKEISDSQEIPFDYFLPLIKETTEKIEILEPKLAQTGPAVRNDQRVLKLHEELITNEEQLKIYKIMNESIKKMYEL from the coding sequence ATGAAGATTGTCATCATCGGTTCTGGAAATGTCGCCTGCCATTTGGCCAGAGCATTTCAAGAAAATAAAATTCCGGTTTCCCAGATTTTTGGACGAAACGAAAGCGATTTAAAATCTATTTCCCACCAATTACAAATTCCCTTTTCTACCGACTATTTAGCAGATGCCGATTTATACTTTATCTGCGTAAGCGATGCTGCTATCGGAGAAGTTTCAAAATTAATAACGAATGAAAAGTGCTTGGTAGCGCATACTTCAGGATCTTTACCCAAAGAAATTTTAGAAGGAAATTACCGGAAAGCCAGTTTTTATCCGCTGCAGACTTTTTCCAAATCGAAGAATATCACCTATTCTGAAATTCCCTTTTTTGTTGAAGCGCAAAATAATCAGGATTTAGAACTTTTGAAAAACCTTGCCTTAAATATTTCAAAAAAAGTAATGGCTTCAACTTATGAAAAGAGAAAATATATCCACCTGACTGCGGTTTTTGCCTGTAATTTTGTGAATCATCTTTTTGCAAGAGCTAAGGAAATTTCGGATTCACAGGAAATTCCGTTTGACTATTTTTTACCTTTAATTAAAGAAACGACGGAGAAAATAGAAATCTTAGAACCTAAACTGGCACAAACAGGGCCGGCGGTGAGAAATGACCAACGGGTTTTGAAACTTCATGAAGAACTGATCACCAATGAAGAGCAGTTGAAAATTTATAAAATAATGAATGAATCGATAAAGAAAATGTATGAGTTATAA
- a CDS encoding TonB-dependent receptor, translated as MKKISTLFILFISVLTWAQSSISGKILDTDGQPIPSASVTVEEPGKDAIIAYSITNSKGEFKVTFTSAEQNVDVKVKAFNQKPLQKVVKNENQTQNFTLQDDATEIKEVKLKAKMITKRGDTISYDIKAFESKSDRTLSDVLKKIPGIDVNKDGTVLYQGEPINKFYVNGKDLMEGGYGTINNSLPTGAVSKVEVMENHQPVKILQDKVPSESAAINIKLKKSVTMTGRGEVGAGLDPLLWNVKLTPMFFGQKNQWVVNYKANNNGESVEKEGNMLAFGNRWEGRRGQSAGNYWLSVDKASTPNIPEKRYLMNNVHFFSANVLTNPFKSKEWELKASTSYTNNAISRDSKRETVYEQDTGFFKAGKITNEESNNLYSNAAKGEIIFTKNAKKGFFKNTTTWNGFWNEDRGFSGTRYDMAVADPSLKNISLDEALSAPTGVFKNSLSTIIPWKEKLVNFMSYISYQTDRQNLSATNENFFDLDKQFGRDSESVHYGRLDQSIALKTFMANHSASVGFSHKKWTITPEVGLNLSFNDMNSQLYGDRNLLDDRFQNRMIWNEINPYTQVGLNYKGSAFNLNLTLPLNMYNMDYKDELRAKDSEISKTVFEPTFYGSYDFASFYKVSAFGGINYSYGNFGSVYDGSILTGPKSLNVRNSNLLPENRNINSSARLEYRNPLNNLFFNVRYSYNDMKKNIITKSTPFLSGASAVTLAYNDNSSYSQSESAEVGKYFPKFKTNASVNFSNRDSNSYSILVDENNVDNYIENKSNGQSLALKFNNTYFSWMSLDYNVSLNWNKNSDDYRNNVNRNSGWNHNMNLFFYPIENHTVGFVWDDVTTSQGATNLRNSFYDLSYQYTWAKKKIDFEIKWLNIANRKLYETISYNTTYFSTTRNSIEIRPSQVMFTVKFNFK; from the coding sequence ATGAAAAAAATTTCGACTCTTTTTATTTTGTTTATTTCTGTATTGACCTGGGCGCAGTCTTCCATCAGTGGAAAAATTTTAGATACTGACGGTCAGCCGATTCCCAGTGCAAGCGTCACTGTAGAAGAACCGGGGAAAGATGCAATTATCGCTTATTCGATTACCAATTCTAAAGGGGAGTTTAAGGTAACTTTTACTTCGGCAGAGCAAAATGTGGATGTGAAGGTCAAAGCCTTTAATCAAAAACCTTTGCAGAAAGTGGTTAAAAATGAAAATCAAACGCAGAATTTTACTTTGCAAGACGACGCTACGGAAATCAAAGAGGTGAAGTTGAAGGCGAAAATGATTACCAAAAGAGGAGACACTATTTCTTATGATATTAAAGCTTTTGAAAGCAAGTCGGACCGTACGCTTTCCGATGTTTTGAAAAAAATCCCGGGAATCGACGTGAATAAAGATGGAACCGTTCTTTATCAGGGCGAACCGATCAATAAATTCTATGTCAACGGAAAAGATTTGATGGAAGGCGGTTACGGAACCATTAACAATTCTTTGCCAACCGGAGCGGTATCAAAAGTGGAGGTGATGGAAAATCATCAGCCGGTAAAAATTCTACAGGATAAAGTACCTTCTGAAAGCGCTGCCATTAATATAAAATTAAAGAAATCTGTAACCATGACCGGCCGCGGAGAAGTGGGAGCAGGACTGGATCCTTTGTTGTGGAATGTGAAATTAACTCCCATGTTTTTCGGTCAGAAGAACCAGTGGGTGGTGAATTACAAAGCGAATAATAACGGCGAAAGTGTGGAGAAGGAAGGGAATATGTTGGCTTTCGGAAATCGTTGGGAAGGCAGAAGAGGACAATCTGCCGGAAATTATTGGTTAAGTGTTGATAAAGCAAGCACTCCAAATATTCCTGAAAAAAGATATTTGATGAATAATGTGCATTTTTTCTCTGCCAATGTTTTGACCAATCCTTTTAAAAGTAAAGAGTGGGAATTAAAAGCAAGTACGAGTTATACCAACAATGCAATTAGCAGGGATTCTAAGCGGGAAACTGTTTATGAACAGGACACGGGTTTCTTTAAAGCCGGAAAAATTACGAATGAAGAATCCAATAATCTTTATAGCAACGCTGCTAAAGGTGAAATCATTTTTACTAAAAATGCAAAAAAAGGATTTTTTAAGAATACCACCACCTGGAATGGTTTCTGGAATGAAGATCGTGGATTTTCAGGAACGAGATATGATATGGCTGTTGCGGATCCTTCATTAAAAAACATTTCTCTGGATGAAGCGCTGAGTGCGCCAACGGGCGTTTTTAAGAACTCACTCAGTACGATTATTCCATGGAAAGAAAAACTGGTGAATTTCATGAGTTATATTTCTTATCAGACCGACCGTCAGAATTTGTCTGCTACCAATGAAAATTTCTTTGACCTTGACAAACAGTTTGGTCGCGATTCTGAGAGTGTTCATTATGGCAGATTAGATCAAAGTATTGCTTTGAAAACATTTATGGCAAATCATTCGGCCTCGGTTGGGTTTTCTCATAAAAAATGGACCATCACTCCAGAGGTTGGTTTGAATTTATCTTTTAATGACATGAATTCGCAATTGTATGGTGACCGGAATTTATTAGATGACCGTTTCCAAAACCGTATGATCTGGAATGAAATCAATCCTTATACCCAGGTCGGGCTGAACTATAAAGGATCTGCCTTTAACCTGAATTTAACCTTGCCTTTGAACATGTATAACATGGATTACAAAGATGAACTTAGAGCCAAAGATTCTGAAATCAGTAAAACTGTTTTCGAACCAACTTTTTATGGGAGTTATGATTTTGCGTCCTTTTATAAAGTTTCTGCTTTTGGTGGAATCAACTACAGTTACGGAAATTTCGGATCGGTTTATGACGGCTCGATTTTAACGGGTCCTAAATCTTTAAATGTTAGAAACAGTAATCTTTTACCGGAAAACAGAAATATCAATTCTTCAGCCCGGTTGGAGTATAGAAATCCATTGAATAATTTATTTTTCAATGTTCGGTACAGCTATAATGATATGAAGAAAAATATTATTACCAAATCAACACCTTTCCTTTCCGGAGCGTCTGCTGTGACTTTAGCATATAATGATAACAGTTCTTATTCACAAAGTGAAAGCGCTGAAGTGGGTAAATATTTCCCGAAATTCAAAACCAATGCATCAGTAAACTTTAGCAACAGAGATTCTAATTCTTACAGTATTTTGGTGGATGAGAATAATGTTGATAATTATATTGAAAACAAAAGCAATGGGCAGAGTTTAGCGCTTAAATTCAATAACACATACTTTTCATGGATGAGCCTGGATTATAATGTTTCATTGAACTGGAATAAAAACAGCGATGATTACCGAAATAATGTGAACAGAAATTCTGGCTGGAATCATAATATGAACCTATTCTTTTATCCAATAGAAAACCACACCGTCGGTTTTGTTTGGGACGATGTTACGACTTCGCAGGGTGCGACCAATCTTCGGAATTCTTTCTACGACCTTTCTTACCAATATACTTGGGCAAAGAAGAAAATTGATTTCGAAATCAAGTGGTTGAATATCGCTAACAGAAAACTGTATGAAACCATAAGCTACAACACAACTTATTTCTCAACAACACGAAATAGCATTGAAATTCGCCCAAGTCAGGTAATGTTTACCGTTAAATTTAATTTTAAATAA
- a CDS encoding KdsC family phosphatase, which translates to MSYKSNLKNIKAFVFDVDGVFTDGSVYLMPDGSMCRVMNVLDGYAVVKARKYNYPICVITGGDDPMVRNRINYLGITDYYAKIGDKLEKFEEFKKKYNLQNHEILTMGDDLPDLEMMKISGISACPENSVAEIKLMSHYISPVQGGKGAVRDVIEQVMKVQGKWLEDDTRST; encoded by the coding sequence ATGAGTTATAAATCGAATTTAAAAAATATAAAAGCCTTTGTATTTGATGTTGACGGCGTTTTTACGGATGGAAGCGTTTATCTGATGCCCGATGGAAGCATGTGCCGCGTGATGAATGTACTCGATGGTTATGCCGTAGTGAAAGCCAGAAAATACAATTATCCGATTTGTGTAATTACCGGTGGTGATGATCCCATGGTGAGAAACAGAATTAACTATTTGGGAATTACCGACTATTATGCAAAGATTGGCGATAAACTGGAAAAATTTGAAGAATTCAAAAAGAAATATAATTTACAAAACCATGAAATTCTGACCATGGGCGACGATTTACCCGATCTCGAAATGATGAAAATTTCCGGAATTTCAGCGTGTCCCGAAAATTCGGTGGCTGAAATAAAATTGATGTCCCATTATATATCGCCGGTTCAGGGTGGAAAAGGAGCAGTAAGAGATGTCATCGAGCAGGTCATGAAAGTTCAGGGAAAATGGCTGGAAGACGATACAAGAAGTACTTAA
- a CDS encoding Maf family protein — MKILLASNSPRRKELLKELGFGFETVSVDCDEIYPPGLAVDKIAAYLSELKSDAFRSLKEGELLITADTIVALDEEILGKPKDEFHAKEMLQKLSGKTHQVYTGITLKTLTKTVTRTDVAHVEFDNISNEELDFYIEKYKPFDKAGSYGIQEWLGMTKIKNIQGSFYTIMGLPTHLIYSLLKNFQQASS; from the coding sequence ATGAAAATATTATTAGCCTCAAATTCACCGCGCAGAAAAGAATTATTAAAAGAATTAGGTTTCGGTTTTGAAACCGTTTCTGTGGATTGCGACGAAATTTATCCTCCCGGTTTAGCAGTCGATAAAATCGCTGCTTATCTTTCAGAATTAAAATCAGATGCATTTCGGTCTTTAAAAGAAGGCGAGTTATTAATCACCGCAGACACCATTGTTGCGCTCGATGAAGAAATTTTGGGGAAACCAAAAGATGAATTTCACGCCAAAGAAATGTTGCAGAAGCTTTCCGGGAAAACGCATCAGGTTTATACCGGAATAACGTTGAAAACTTTAACGAAAACAGTTACCAGAACCGATGTTGCTCATGTAGAATTTGATAACATTAGTAATGAAGAGTTAGATTTTTATATTGAAAAATACAAGCCATTTGACAAGGCAGGAAGTTATGGAATCCAGGAATGGTTGGGGATGACAAAAATCAAAAACATCCAGGGAAGTTTCTACACCATTATGGGACTGCCAACCCATTTGATCTATTCTCTTTTAAAAAATTTCCAACAAGCCTCTTCCTAA
- a CDS encoding cupin-like domain-containing protein yields the protein MGLHLQPIDILESITKEEFREKYLLPRKPVVIKNMAKNWPAYEKWTMEYMKEKVGDVEVPLYDSSKADPAAPINSSAQKMKFTDYIDLINEKPTDLRIFLFDPIKEAPKLLEDYISPKDLMGGFLDKYPNMFFGGKGSETFLHFDIDLAHIFHTHFNGRKHILLFDYKWKDRLYKIPYATYALEDYDIAHPDFEKFPALNGVEGIECFLEHGDTLFMPTGWWHYMKYLDGSFSISQRAWDKSWAVKAHSLWNLTIQRNFDNFMKSRFKKKYMDWKEKKAIERANYALKKGLPK from the coding sequence ATGGGACTTCACTTACAACCGATTGATATTCTGGAATCGATCACCAAAGAAGAATTTCGCGAAAAATATCTGCTGCCAAGAAAACCGGTGGTTATTAAGAATATGGCGAAAAACTGGCCTGCGTACGAAAAATGGACCATGGAATATATGAAAGAAAAGGTGGGAGATGTTGAAGTTCCGCTTTATGATTCTTCGAAAGCTGATCCGGCCGCGCCCATTAATTCATCGGCACAGAAGATGAAGTTTACAGATTATATCGATTTAATTAATGAAAAACCAACCGATTTGCGCATTTTTCTTTTCGATCCCATAAAAGAGGCTCCGAAACTTTTAGAGGATTATATTTCTCCAAAAGATTTAATGGGTGGTTTTCTCGACAAATACCCCAACATGTTTTTCGGCGGCAAGGGATCCGAAACGTTCCTCCACTTCGATATTGATTTGGCGCATATTTTCCACACCCATTTTAATGGCAGAAAACATATTTTGCTTTTCGATTACAAATGGAAAGACCGGCTTTATAAAATTCCGTATGCGACTTACGCATTAGAAGATTACGATATTGCCCATCCTGATTTCGAAAAATTTCCGGCTTTAAATGGCGTAGAAGGAATCGAATGTTTTCTGGAGCACGGCGACACGCTGTTTATGCCGACCGGCTGGTGGCATTATATGAAATACCTCGACGGCAGTTTTTCGATCTCCCAAAGAGCCTGGGACAAATCCTGGGCGGTAAAAGCGCATTCGTTGTGGAATCTTACCATACAAAGGAATTTCGACAATTTTATGAAAAGCAGATTCAAGAAAAAATACATGGACTGGAAAGAGAAAAAAGCCATCGAACGGGCGAATTACGCCTTGAAAAAAGGTTTACCGAAATAA